Part of the Gammaproteobacteria bacterium genome, CTGACCTCGCGCAGACCCGCAAGTGCATCGCGTGCCGGTGGCGCACGGGTGATGAGACTGCCATGGTAGAGCAGGGCCGGCGCGAGGGACTGGGCCGCCGCCACGGCCGCCGCGCGGTCGATATGATCGTAGGCCTGGTCGGGCAGGATATCGAAGCTGTGCGACGCGCCGTCCTGCGCGATGCGCACGACGCCGGTAGGATGGTGGTTGTCGCGCTGCAGACCGCTGTCGTCCATGCCCCACGTGCCCATGGCAGCACGCACACGCGCCCCGCGGGCATCCTCGCCGATGCGGCTGACGAACAACGGCCGGGCACCGAACCCCTGCAGGTGCCAGGCGACGTTGAAGGGTGCGCCGCCCATGATCTCCTGACCGTCGGGGAAGCAATCGAACAGGACTTCCCCGAAGACCAGGGGGCGCGGCTGTCTGGAAGGACTCAGCGGTTCCGCCATGCAGATCGACCCCGGGCCAGCGGCAGGCCGCACCCCAGGGCTCCTCTGTGAAGGTGTGCGACGGTGACCGGTAGCCGGCGGCGTGGCGCCGGCATCACGCTGCCCGGGCGTCGCCGGAAATCAGGCACCGGCCTGAACGGTCTCCAGTTCGAGGTGCTCGCGCAGCAGCTTGCGGGCGCTCGCGGACTGCAGATTCACCTCGCCCGGGCGCTCGCCGCCGAGGTACGCACTGAGGCTCACCATGGGCACCTTGCGGGTATCGACCAGCGGATACATCCCGCAGGTCTCGCAGGCGCGCAGCTTCGGCTGCGTGCCCGCCGGCACCTTGCCCACCGGCCGCTTGCGCAGCTTGTTGCAGTTATTGGTGGCCATGTAGGCCTGCTGGGGAATGCAGTAGAACATCATGTCCTTACTCATCGTTATTGTCTCCTGTGTCACAGCTCGAAAACGAATCCAGACCGGCCCACGACGGCACCTAGAGTCCACCCGCCATGGGCCGCAGCGCCGCATCGCGGTCCGCGCCTTCCATCGGGCTGATCAGTGCCGCCAGCCCCTGGCTCAGGCGGGCGAGGTCACCGTCCGACAGTTGCGCCAGGGCAGCGGAGATGGCGCCCTGTGCGGGGCGCGGGGCGCGCCTGATCAGTGCCTCGCCGGCCGGGCTGACGGACACCTGTACCACGCGCTGATCGGGACCGCCGCGACGGCGCTCGACCAGGCCCTTCTTCTCCAGCTTGTCGAGTAGATTGCTGGTGGTCGACGGGTGCAGTGACAGCGCCTGTGAGAGTTCCGACACGCGCAGCCCCGGCCGGTTCCTCAGCTCCCACAAGGCCCACAGCTGGGCGGCACTGACGCCGCACTGCCGCTCCACCCAGCGCGAATGCTCCTGCATGGCGCGATAGACGATGCGCAGCTGCTGCACCACCGCACGGGCCTGCCGGTCGCGCACGGTATCGGCGGGGGCGACGGGTCGGGGGGTACAGGGTGCTCGACACTCATCGGGGAGGTATGGACGCCAAAAATATAGGTCCGCAGCATACCATATTTTCGCCTGTCGCGTCCAATTACATTGTAAAACATTAAGTTATGAATGAAGCCCCCGAGACATCGAGGGCGATCCGGCCGATCACGGCAGTGGCCTTGACTCACGTCATGCAGGTACTGGCGCGCAGAGGCGATGATTCCCTGCAGCCGGCCGGGACGGCCGGCGGCTGAGATGCCGCACCGCAGGACTGACTGGCCGCGCTCAGACGTACATGGGCCGCCCATCGAGCAGCCGCAGCCAGCCGCGGGCGATGCGATAGATCAGCCAGACCGTGGCCGCGACCAGTACGCCGAAGCCGATCGGTGCACCGAGCATGCTCAGGATCAGCAGCAGGGCGACCACCAGCCACAGCAGGGCGAACCAGAAGGTACGGATCTGCCAGCGGTAGTGGGATTCCGCCCAGGAGCCACGCGCATCGCCGCGCTTTACGTAACTCATGACCACCGCGACGATCGAAGGCACGCTGCCCACGAAACTGCCGATGACGGTGGTGGACCCGGCGAAACCGATCAGAATGGCGACGGTATGCAGGGCGTAGACCAGGTGCGCGACCGTCCGCACGGAGGGCAGGGGTTCGGCGGTCAGGGGCGTGCTGAAGTCGGGCATGGCAGGGCTCGCTGCTCGGAATTCGGCCTCAGGATACTCGAAAGGCCGTGCGGATGGTGCGCCCCGACGGCGCGCCGTCCACAGCCGGCCCGGGGCGCAATTTTCAGTTTGAATTAAGCCGGCAGCGCTAGCCTGTCCGGTTCATCCATCAACAGAGGGGCGCAGTAATGGCCAATCCGGCAACCACGACCGCTCCCGCAGGGGGCCGCCCCGTGCGTATTTTTCACTGGGTGCCAGGAGTACCAATATGAAATTAAAAATTTTATTCCTTTCCTGCGGCTGCCTGACCGTGACCCCCGCCAGCCAGGCTGCCAACCCCATCAATGACACCCTGTCCTGGAGCGCCGACCTGCGCGCTGGCTACTACTCCCTGGAACGCGACGACCGCGACGGCAGCAGCGACGTCACGGACGAGCTCCGGGCCCGCATCCGCCTGGGACTGGAAGCGAAACTCAGTGACCGCTGGCGTGCCAAGACCCGTTTCGCGGGGCGCTACTCCACCTACGAGAACGACAATCACTTTCAGTTCTTCACCAGCGCCCCCGCCACTGACGGCCTGCGCCGGGGGGATTCCACCCTCGACGAACTCTATCTCGCCTACAGCCCCGATGACCGTTGGCAGGTCACCCTCGGGCGCATGCAGACCAAGTTCGAACTGGTTGGCGTCGCCAAGAAGTCCCTGGACCGCAACGACAGCCCGAACGTCGACATCACCTGGACCGACGGCCTGCGCGTCACCCGCAAGGGCGACAACGGCTGGAACAGCCATGTCATCCTGCAGCGCAACCTCTCGGCCGGCCCCACCAATGTCCTGCGCTCCCCCTTGAATTTCAGTGAAGATGACAGCCGCGTGATGGCCTTCTTTTCCCTGGAGAGCACCCAGCGCGTGGGCCCGGTAGTGCAACGCGCTATCGATATCAATTACCTGCCCGATGCCCTGCGCCGTGATGGCACGGCCACGGGACGCATCGAGGATTACTGGGGTTTGGTGGGGCGCCTGGCGGCCCAGTGGCCGCTGGGGGGCAGCGGCACCAAGTTCATGCTCGCCGGTGAAGGGGGCTATGCGCCCAACACCCCGACCGAGGCTGCCGTGAAGACGGGTACCAGCGGTGATGCCGGCGGGTTGGCCGCGCAGGTGACCTTCAATTTCATCGATATCATCCCCCGCCACAGCTTCGGCCTGGTCTACGGTCATGTGGAATCCGGCTGGTTACTGTCACCCGATTTCCGCAACAACAACAGCCTGATCGAAGGGCGCTATCAGTGGCGCATCGACAGCAACCGCAGCGTCGAGGCACGCCTGCGGGAACGCAAGGATCTCGACAGCATCATCGGTGCCCAGCGCGACCGTACCGACCAGGATTTCTACGTCCGCTATACGCAGAAGTTCTAGCGCCGGAACATAACCGAATGATCGAGTTCGAGGCGAATGCCGATGCGTTCGCCGCTGGCGTGGTCGTGATGGCTCGGCACCAGGCTGAGCACCCGAACGCCGCTGGAGAGGCGCAGGGTGTAGAGAAAATCCGCACCACGGAGGGCCTTGTCGCAGACCTCGGTGAGCATGGGGCTGGCGTCGTCATGGACGATCGGCGGGACGCACCAGCACCATCAGCCGGCCGTGCGGGCGGACGATCACCGGGCCATATCCGCCCTCGGCCGGTCCGGGCCGAGGCACACCTTTTCAGTTTGAGTTAAGCCAAGATCGCTAGCCTGTCCGGCACATCCACCAACAGAGGGCCGCAGCGATGGCCGATCCGGCAACCACAACCTACTATCCCGTATGGGACCGCTCCGTGCGTATTTTCCACTGGGTCAACTTCACCACCGTGCTGCTGCTCCTGGGCATCGGTCTGATCATCTACAACGGCAAGGCGCTGGGCATCTCGGCCGATGCCAAGGTGTTCCTCAAGACCTTCCACGTCTGGGTCGGCTATGTGATGGTCCTGAACCTCGGCTGGCGCTTCGTGTGGGGCTTCATGGGCAGCCGCTACACCCGCTGGGGTGCGGTCCTGCCCTTCGGCAGAGGCTATTTCCGCGAACTGCGTGCCTACCTGAGCAGCCTCGGCAACGGCGGACAGCGCCGCTACCTGGGCCACAACCCGCTCGGCCGGCTGATGGTGCTGGTGCTGTTCGTACTGCTGGCGGTGCAGGGCGTGACCGGCCTGGTAGTGGCCGGCACCGACATCTACTACCCGCCACTGGGCAGCTGGATCGCCAGCTGGGTCGCCGCGCCCGGTGTGGACCCGGCGACCCTGCTGCCAGGCAACAAGGAGATGGTGGATCCCGCGGCCTGGGAGGCGATGCGCGAGTTCCGCAAGCCCTACATCACACTGCACAAGATCGTCTTCATCGTGCTGGGCGGTGCGGCACTGTTGCACATCCTCGCCGTGGTCGTGATCGAGATCAAGGAGCGCAGCGGCCTGGTGTCGGCCATGATCTACGGTCGTAAGACGCTGGACTGCAAGCCGGTGGATCTGCCCGAGCAGGAGTAACCGCGGCGGTGAGGGCGTGCCGCGACGACGCGCGGCACGCCCCTACCGGCGCAACATGCTCTATAAGGAGAACATCGCCTCCAGGTCGTGACGCGAATAGGCCTTGAAGGCCAGCAACGTCGCGGTCTTCTCGATGCCATCGATCTTCAGCAGATGACTGGTCACGAGTTCCGCCATCGCATCGGTGTCCGCCACCCGCACGACTGCGATCAGATCGTACTCACCACTGACCGAAAACACCTCGGAAATCTCCCGCATGCCGGCGAGCTGCTCGGCGATTTCGTTCACCAGGTGGCGTTCGACGTTGATGAGGATGATGGCAGTGACCATGGCTGTTACCCGAAAGTGAAAGTCCGTCGTGAGGGTGCATGCTAACGCGCTGTCAAAGCGAAACAAACTTTTTGCTACTCCCCGGCAGCCGCCAAGGTCACGACAGTCCCGATCCCACCACCGGGCGACACCCCCGCAGCACCTGATTCTCATCCCGGGATCGAGTGCTATATTGTACTCGCCGACACGCCAACCCCGACCGTTGCCGGTAGGCGGTGGCATGAACACCGCGATCACCCAGAAGGCGCGTCCAGGATCCAATCTGGACCGCCCAGGCCAGCCTGCGCACCTTCTTCAATATTGTCGCTGATCCACCGTAAACACCCTACGTTCTACAGAATATTAGTAGGTTGCCGACGGACTGGATACTTGCCTGCAGGGTCGATACGGCGCGTAACGCAGATTCGGACGGAACCGTATGCAATCGAGAGAGATAACCTCACGAACCGAGGGGCTGAGGCCTCGTTGGATTACCCTTCGTATCACCGCCATCTACGCCACGGTGGGGGCCCTGTGGATCCTGTTCTCGGATCGCCTCCTGGGTCTGCTGGTCGATAATCCGGGCGAGCGACTTCTTTTCCAGACCTATAAAGGATGGATCTATGTCGGCTTCACCGCATTGCTGTTGGCGTGGTTGGTCGGCCGCCACCTGCAGCAGTTGTACGGGGAGCAGCGGCAGGTCCGACGACTGAACCGGACCTATCAGTTCCTCAGCGGCATCAACAGCGCGATCGTTCGGGTCCGGGCCTGCGAGGAGTTGGCCCAGACGGCCTGTGAACTTGCGGTCGAGAAGGGCAGCTTCCTGGGTGCCCGCATCTTTCTGCCTGAGGGGCCGGACAAGGCCCTCAAAGTCGTGGCCCAGGCCGGCTTGCCCGGTGGCTGGTCGCCGGCCATGGCAGCGCCGCTGAAGGAGGTCATAGGCCGCCCGGAGGTTGTGGACCCGATCTGGCTCTCCGAGCTGGAAGAGGTCGCGTTACCCGGCGCATGGCACAAAGTGGCAAAGCTTCATGGCATAGCGGCTGTCGCGGCCTTGCCGGTCTCCGACTGTGCAAGAAGTCAGCCGGTGCCCGGCTGGCTGGAGCTCTATGGTGGGGCCGGGCAGGTATTCGACGAACAGGAGGCGGCCCTGCTGGAGGAGATTGCCGCCGATATCAGCCTCGGATTGGAGATCATCGACAAATCCAACAGCCTGCATACGCTCACATACTACGACGTACTCACGGGATTACCCAATGAAACCCTGTTGACGGGTCGCGTACAGCAGGCCCTTTCCCACGCACTCCATGATCAGCGCGCGGTAGCCGTCGTGGTCGTGGATTGCCCGGAGCTTACACGGTTGGTGGATATTCGTGGACGTCATGTTGGAGATCGCCTGCGCAAGCAGCTGGCGGATTACCTGACGGCGGCGGTGAGGGAAGGCGATACCGTGGCGCGAACCGGTCAGGACGAGTTCACGCTGGTCCTGGCCGATATGGCACAGAGCGCAGATTTGGTTCATCTTTCGGAGCGACTGCTGGCAGGTCCCACCATCGAGATGGACGACGAGGCCACGCAATTGCCATTGCCATTGCGTGGGGGTGCCGCCCTGTATCCTGATGACGCCGATAATGCAGAAGACCTGATCCAGTACGCGGCGCTGGCCCTCCATACGGCCGTGACCGCTCCCGGTGCCTGTACGTTCTACTCGACCAGCCTGAATACACTCGCGCACTCACAGCTGCGCCTCGAACACGAACTCCGCTGCGCCTTGGAACGCAACGAATTCTCTGTGGTGTATCAACCGGTGGTGGCTATCGAGACGCTGCGGCCGGTCGGGGCGGAGGCGCTGCTGCGCTGGCATAACGGAACGCTCGGGGATGTCGGGCCGAACCAGTTTATCCCCGTGGCTGAAGCAAACGGCTTGATCCATGCGCTCGGGCGCTGGGTGTTGGAGCAGGGCTGTCGGCAGATCGCGGCTTGGCGGGCCACTGGAATGGGGAATTTCTCGGCGTCTGTCAACGTCGCCACCCCGCAGCTTCTGCG contains:
- a CDS encoding putative porin, whose translation is MKLKILFLSCGCLTVTPASQAANPINDTLSWSADLRAGYYSLERDDRDGSSDVTDELRARIRLGLEAKLSDRWRAKTRFAGRYSTYENDNHFQFFTSAPATDGLRRGDSTLDELYLAYSPDDRWQVTLGRMQTKFELVGVAKKSLDRNDSPNVDITWTDGLRVTRKGDNGWNSHVILQRNLSAGPTNVLRSPLNFSEDDSRVMAFFSLESTQRVGPVVQRAIDINYLPDALRRDGTATGRIEDYWGLVGRLAAQWPLGGSGTKFMLAGEGGYAPNTPTEAAVKTGTSGDAGGLAAQVTFNFIDIIPRHSFGLVYGHVESGWLLSPDFRNNNSLIEGRYQWRIDSNRSVEARLRERKDLDSIIGAQRDRTDQDFYVRYTQKF
- a CDS encoding GGDEF domain-containing protein; translated protein: MQSREITSRTEGLRPRWITLRITAIYATVGALWILFSDRLLGLLVDNPGERLLFQTYKGWIYVGFTALLLAWLVGRHLQQLYGEQRQVRRLNRTYQFLSGINSAIVRVRACEELAQTACELAVEKGSFLGARIFLPEGPDKALKVVAQAGLPGGWSPAMAAPLKEVIGRPEVVDPIWLSELEEVALPGAWHKVAKLHGIAAVAALPVSDCARSQPVPGWLELYGGAGQVFDEQEAALLEEIAADISLGLEIIDKSNSLHTLTYYDVLTGLPNETLLTGRVQQALSHALHDQRAVAVVVVDCPELTRLVDIRGRHVGDRLRKQLADYLTAAVREGDTVARTGQDEFTLVLADMAQSADLVHLSERLLAGPTIEMDDEATQLPLPLRGGAALYPDDADNAEDLIQYAALALHTAVTAPGACTFYSTSLNTLAHSQLRLEHELRCALERNEFSVVYQPVVAIETLRPVGAEALLRWHNGTLGDVGPNQFIPVAEANGLIHALGRWVLEQGCRQIAAWRATGMGNFSASVNVATPQLLREGFIDELRQTLEQTGLRGGTPGLAIEITETAIMHDLDRAADVLHQVRELGVRIYLDDFGTGFSSLSYLSQLPIDVLKIDYIFTSKLPQDQRAVTLVKAIIALAHSLEIDVVAEGVETDEQLQLLRKLGCNYVQGYLIGRPVPVEQLALPANNEHPGRFGAAPLK
- a CDS encoding TOBE domain-containing protein produces the protein MLTEVCDKALRGADFLYTLRLSSGVRVLSLVPSHHDHASGERIGIRLELDHSVMFRR
- a CDS encoding cytochrome b/b6 domain-containing protein is translated as MADPATTTYYPVWDRSVRIFHWVNFTTVLLLLGIGLIIYNGKALGISADAKVFLKTFHVWVGYVMVLNLGWRFVWGFMGSRYTRWGAVLPFGRGYFRELRAYLSSLGNGGQRRYLGHNPLGRLMVLVLFVLLAVQGVTGLVVAGTDIYYPPLGSWIASWVAAPGVDPATLLPGNKEMVDPAAWEAMREFRKPYITLHKIVFIVLGGAALLHILAVVVIEIKERSGLVSAMIYGRKTLDCKPVDLPEQE
- a CDS encoding Lrp/AsnC ligand binding domain-containing protein, which produces MVTAIILINVERHLVNEIAEQLAGMREISEVFSVSGEYDLIAVVRVADTDAMAELVTSHLLKIDGIEKTATLLAFKAYSRHDLEAMFSL
- a CDS encoding MarR family transcriptional regulator; its protein translation is MQEHSRWVERQCGVSAAQLWALWELRNRPGLRVSELSQALSLHPSTTSNLLDKLEKKGLVERRRGGPDQRVVQVSVSPAGEALIRRAPRPAQGAISAALAQLSDGDLARLSQGLAALISPMEGADRDAALRPMAGGL